From Ignavibacteria bacterium, one genomic window encodes:
- a CDS encoding OmpA family protein: MTPMTSMRFITTVATIALLFCSNIAVTAQSALGTVVTLTGYFLNAHTLTPVEANYIVIDAQGKKLGQTSKSNPTDGYLQTGLKPGESYVIRIEDPRYFRQEFRVDIPATGKYLEISKDFVVRTSEAGRTIAIAPSPFDLKKTTLKTGADEDLGEMAKVLIMNPGTNVELVCYPDVEGTADATQKLSSARAEAIKKFFVSKGVSAGRISVRAVSTTDPIDPPPIRKAAKGKRYIGPVYMVITKV, translated from the coding sequence ATGACACCTATGACATCTATGCGCTTCATTACGACGGTTGCAACCATCGCTCTTTTGTTTTGCAGCAACATTGCTGTAACGGCACAAAGTGCACTTGGCACGGTTGTTACGCTGACCGGTTATTTCCTGAATGCCCACACGCTTACGCCTGTTGAGGCTAACTACATCGTCATTGATGCCCAAGGCAAGAAGCTTGGTCAGACATCGAAGAGCAACCCAACGGACGGATACCTTCAAACCGGTCTCAAGCCCGGAGAGAGTTATGTGATCCGTATTGAGGATCCGCGCTACTTCCGTCAAGAATTCCGCGTGGACATCCCGGCTACTGGAAAGTACCTCGAGATCTCCAAGGACTTTGTTGTTCGCACTTCGGAAGCAGGCCGCACGATCGCCATCGCGCCGTCTCCATTCGATCTGAAGAAGACAACACTCAAGACTGGTGCTGATGAAGATCTCGGCGAAATGGCCAAGGTTCTCATCATGAATCCGGGCACAAACGTTGAGCTCGTCTGTTACCCTGATGTTGAGGGAACGGCAGATGCAACGCAAAAACTCAGCTCTGCACGTGCCGAAGCCATCAAGAAGTTCTTCGTTTCCAAGGGTGTTTCAGCCGGACGCATCAGTGTGCGTGCCGTGAGCACAACCGATCCGATCGACCCGCCACCGATCCGTAAAGCAGCCAAGGGTAAGCGGTATATCGGTCCGGTCTACATGGTGATCACCAAGGTCTGA